Proteins from a genomic interval of Chryseobacterium indologenes:
- the miaA gene encoding tRNA (adenosine(37)-N6)-dimethylallyltransferase MiaA gives MKNLISVVGPTGIGKTRLAIDLAQHFKTEIVSCDSRQFFKEMKIGTAAPSEEELAAAPHHFIGNLSVEDYYSIGQYEEDALQKLNELFKNHDTVILVGGSMMYEKAVIEGLNDLPEANPENQEKLQIIMEEEGVEKLQQILQELDPEYFAVVDIHNHRRLLRAIDVIWQTNKKYSEQIAVSQDSRDFNVIRIGIEAPREELYDRINRRVDIMMENGLLDEVKGLEKFKGLTALNTVGYSELFKYLDGEWDLDFAVSEIKKNSRRYAKRQLTWYRKATDIHYLQLGYSPQDYKELLHWISEQFQY, from the coding sequence GTGAAAAATTTGATTTCTGTAGTAGGACCCACCGGAATTGGTAAAACGAGATTGGCAATTGATTTGGCTCAGCATTTCAAAACAGAGATTGTTTCCTGTGATTCCAGACAGTTTTTTAAGGAAATGAAAATAGGAACAGCAGCACCTTCCGAAGAAGAATTGGCAGCAGCACCTCATCATTTTATAGGCAATCTATCCGTTGAAGACTATTATTCTATAGGGCAATATGAAGAAGACGCCTTACAAAAACTCAATGAACTTTTCAAAAATCATGATACGGTCATTCTTGTTGGCGGAAGTATGATGTATGAAAAAGCCGTAATTGAAGGTTTGAATGATTTACCGGAAGCAAACCCTGAAAATCAGGAAAAACTTCAGATAATCATGGAGGAGGAAGGGGTTGAAAAGCTTCAGCAAATTTTACAGGAACTGGATCCGGAATATTTTGCAGTAGTAGATATTCATAATCATCGCCGACTTTTACGGGCAATTGATGTGATCTGGCAAACCAATAAAAAATACTCAGAACAAATTGCTGTTTCCCAGGACTCCAGAGATTTCAATGTGATCAGAATCGGGATAGAAGCTCCGCGGGAAGAGCTGTACGACAGAATCAACCGTCGTGTTGATATCATGATGGAAAACGGACTGCTTGATGAGGTAAAAGGTCTGGAAAAATTCAAAGGGCTCACTGCTTTAAATACGGTTGGCTATTCTGAATTATTCAAATATCTTGATGGAGAGTGGGACCTTGATTTTGCGGTTTCTGAAATTAAAAAAAACAGCCGCAGATATGCTAAACGTCAATTGACATGGTACAGGAAAGCTACTGATATTCATTATTTGCAGTTGGGATATTCTCCGCAGGATTATAAGGAGCTGCTTCACTGGATTTCCGAACAGTTTCAATACTAA